The Desulfococcus multivorans DNA window AGCGGGGTCGATCTGGTAAAGCAACTGTCCGGCCTTGACGTCCGAGCCTTCCCGAAATTGGCGTTTCTGGATGATGCCGTTGACCTGGGGTCGGATTTCCGCGACCCGGTAGGCGGATGTTCGCCCCGGAAGCTCGGTGGTGAGCTCAATTTTCCGCGGCGTGACGGTCACGGTGACCACCTCCGGCGGCGGGGGCGGCGCGGCCTGCTGTTCCCCGTATCCTTTTCCACAGCCCCATAACAAAAAAAGCGCTGACAGAACCGTCAACGTCCTGGTCCATGCCGATGGTTCATAACCGTTTTTATTCAATTGCATCAAAAAACCTCCAAAATATGGAATGCCGATCTGGATCGTTTAAAAAAAAATATCATGGTGGTGTCAACCCTTTAAAAAAGATATCCAGGATGGTGTCGGGATCCTCCGGATAGGGATAACGCTCGGGTGCCTCCAGCCAGAGCAGCAAAAAAGCGTCGATGATACTGTCGAGGGCCACGGCGAGCTGATAGGGCGAGGCAATGTTCCTGAAACGCTTGTTCCGAATGCCGCTTTCGAAAACCAATGCCAGCTTTTCCAGAAAATCGCGGTATCGTTTCCGAATCGTCTCGTCAAGGCCCGCCTTGATATTGAAGGTTATCCCCTTGCTTTCGGCAAGAAACAGGCGCACGAAGGGCAGATTGTTGCGGAACTTTTCGCTTCTGCCTTGAACATAGTTCTGCAGTTTTTCAATCTCGGTTCCCGGTGCTTCGAGCACTTTCGTGAGCGCCGACTCGAAGTTGTCGCACTGTTCCAGGACCAGCGCCGTATAAAGATCCTCCTTGTTCTGAAAGAACTTGTACAGGGTACCGATGGCGAACTCCGCTTTTTCGGCGATTTCCTGAACAGTTACATTATGGTAGCCTTTCTCCGAGAAGAGTTCGAGTGCGGCGGCAAGCATCTCCTGGCGTTGACGCAGTTTCTCTCTTTCCCGCCGGGAGAGCTTCGTCTTTTTCATGGATCGCTCCTTTTAC harbors:
- a CDS encoding TetR/AcrR family transcriptional regulator, producing the protein MKKTKLSRREREKLRQRQEMLAAALELFSEKGYHNVTVQEIAEKAEFAIGTLYKFFQNKEDLYTALVLEQCDNFESALTKVLEAPGTEIEKLQNYVQGRSEKFRNNLPFVRLFLAESKGITFNIKAGLDETIRKRYRDFLEKLALVFESGIRNKRFRNIASPYQLAVALDSIIDAFLLLWLEAPERYPYPEDPDTILDIFFKGLTPP